ACCTAAAGTGAAAGCCAAAGAAAAAGGAATAACAAATCTAGGCTCCTGCTAGAGGCAATGTGGGACACTATTAGCTGATTATGTACATATTTTCTGGGTTTTCCCAGTTTTGAAACCATTTAGGTCAGAAATACATTCAAGTATAAAGGAAATCTTGGAGATTGAGACTGGGGAAATAGGTTATATTTTATATCTTGGTAATACACAAAACTCAGATAATAATCTGAATATTTACTGAGGATTCTACTAGCAgcagcaaaaataaatataaataaattacttgtcAATTGCTCCAGCATCTTCCCCAACAAGAATTCAGTGGGAACAATTtgttacaaaaatgtataaaaaaagaaagactgaCATTTAAGTTGAGACTACAAGAAGAGACTTTTGGAAAAACACTGGGGGAAATGGACAACgcatacagtggtggtcagaattattggcaccttTGGTatatatgatcaaagatgactgtaaaaataaatctgcattgtttatccttttgatctttaattcataaaattagcaaaaatctatcaggagtataaacatgaggaaacacaaaggccaaattcccttaatcatcacaatgagtaaaaccaaagaatatagttctgatgtgcagcaaaagattgttgagtttaacaaaataaaaagtggCTCTAAGAAAATacctaaaacattgaaaatccccatttccaccatcagggaaataattaagaagttccaatcaactaaagatgttacaaatctgcctggaagaggacgtgtgtctaaatcatcctaatgcgcagtgagaaggaaagtttgagtggccaaagactccaAGGATCagagctggagaattgcagagattagttgagtcttgagtctcagaaagcctaaaaagaattatcaaacagcacctacatccatacaagttgtttgggagggtttcaagaaaaatcctctgctctcatccagaaacaatctccagcatattcagttgtcagacatgatTGTAACTTCAAACGGGATGAgcttctgtggtcagatgaaactaaaaaaaaaaaaaaaaaaagctttttggcagcaaacccaccagatgggcttggtgcacacatggataaaaagttcCCCATGCCCAAGGTTaaaaatatactgctggatctttattgttgtgggcctatttttctgctggaggtcctggacatcttgttcagatacatgtcATCATGGATGCTATCAAATACCAAGagacaaaaaaatcaaaacctgaccgcttctgctagatatccaataatgggccatggttggatcttccatcaggacaatgatccaaaacaaacatcaaaaccagcacaaaaatgtgtcactgagcacaaaatgaagcttctgacatggccatcccagtcccctgacctgaagcctaaagaaaatgagtggagtgaactgaagagaagaagtaccaacatggagctggaatctgaaggatctggagagattctgcatgaaggaatgatctctgatcttttgtcaggtgttctccaaactcatcaggcattataggtgaagactcagagctgttatcttggcaaaaggaggttgcaaaaagtattgaataaaagggtgccaataactgtggccaacgtgttttggaggaaaaacttcataaaaattttcaaaaaaaaaattcaattcttttccttcaatgaaaggttaaattttatgaattaaagatcaaaaggataaacaatgcagatttatttttacagtcatctttgatcatatttaccaagagtgccaataattctgagcaccacTGTATATCAAAACAGAGAGAAGGGAGATTTTTATGTCTATTATGTGTGTAATAGGAatgtatatatgcatatatgtaaACATGCAACATACTTTAGAGCAGCATAAAAGTATGGCTATGGAAATCagtatatttttgtatgtttttatgcGTATATGAATGCACGTGTGAATGTATATGTATGTCTATGTCAGTCTACATATGTTTATATGTTCACATTGTAGCCTGTTGACTTCCTTCTACTCAAGGATTTCTTTAATATAGTTGTGTTGCCAGCAGTGTTGGTAAAGttactctaaaaagtaattaattactagctactaattacatcttTAACAGTTTTAGATTACTAATTACTCTGTctaaaaagtattgcattacttattaaTAATTCCTTAAATCCCATATCAAAGACAGACATGAAACTGCTCTcttaattctttcaaataaataatataaaattgcataaattattcttgaactgaccaaaatatttaaagggagaaggttacattaaaatgttaaatccactattgttttatatagaattgttcaagtatttaatgtaattaaatcaaAAGTAACTGTTCTCCACTTATTCAAtgtaaaagtaattaaattacagtaattaataacttagtaatgcattacaccaAACACTGGTTgccagtttgttttgtttttttcatttgacATTAGCAGGGGTGTAGAAAATGATGCACTTACTCCTGTTTGATCTCACGGACTTTCTCCTGGAAATCCTCATCTTCTGGGTGATCCTGGGCATTCTGCTTGGCCAACTGTAACTTAGCTGTCTGAAAAgacattaatacattaatacagATAAACATTAAGAATACAGTAACCAATTACAGGACAGATACATTTGGTTCAAtactattttaatgttatgcATAAAGATAAGAGGAGCAAAATCATTTCAGTTTGCTAATTGGCTGATACAGAAGTTATGCAGGACTAAAATGTTTAACCAATCACTCTCCCAAATAAATATGCTTGGCAGTGCACATCTTAACATATAGAATGGCTCCTTATGCATAAAATATCAATTCACTGACTGAAAAGCTGTCTGAATTTCCAATTAGATGAAACAATTTCCAGCTATATTGTTTAATGTCTTTGTTCACTCACTATTTTATCAGACCGCAAAAAGTTACACAAATCCGGAGGTAACCCCTTAGCATTCCTGTTAAATTTGGCTAAAACACCTAAAGAAAGGCAAACTCAAAGTAAATTGCATGCTGTTCTTGAAAGATTTGGAGTTATATGCATGGTTTTGGTCTCTTTTGAAAGGTATATGTACCGCGGGTGGAACAGTGGAACAGGTTAaaagcaaattagaatgatttaatTTTGAGATGATAACTGTATGCCAAGCAGTGCACATTATGTAGTATTAGccaaacatttataaaaacaatagtCTTGTGCAAAGTGCCCACCAGCTCTagcttttctttctctttaatCTGCAGTTTGTCAATGTGCTCTGAAAGGTCGGGCCGGTTGAAGTCTTGGTGCAGTTGCTCTTTAATCTTCAGAACTTCTTTGGAAATGCCACAGAATGCTTTCGTTATCTCATGTACCAGCTGTTTGTAGTGCTCGAAGTCATAGTGGGGCCCCGTCCTTAAGTATGCCTCATGACCCCTGAGAACAACAAGTGTTATTTCCTCAAAATAACCTacatagatgatagatagatagatagatagatagatagatagatagatagatagatagatagatagatagatagacatacagacagacatctagggccctattttaaagATCTAAGGGCATGGTCTGAAGCGtatggcgcaggtgcacttagcgcatgtccgaatccactttagCTAGtttaacaacagaaaaaaatggtCTGCGTGCATGGCGCATCCAAAAGagttgtacctagtctcttaatgagtcatgggtgtgttttgtgcATAAGGTgcagtaaaccaatcagagtgtcatctcccattccctttaaaagctaggtgcgcttgcaccatggcgcattgctatttacatggtggaatacagacaccctcaacctgacgagtcagttaaaatacatgtgtgtattgccaacattggtcaaataattagccaatttcattcgtcattactgcaaataggtaattctgatacatgcaatgactatccattatgacatgtaagcatttttatttttatgcacacaataataatcttttacattgtattccttttatttttaa
This genomic stretch from Megalobrama amblycephala isolate DHTTF-2021 linkage group LG2, ASM1881202v1, whole genome shotgun sequence harbors:
- the rex1bd gene encoding required for excision 1-B domain-containing protein — encoded protein: MAPTDFKNLVRRFYVLQAERVEAYKLFEEGHEAYLRTGPHYDFEHYKQLVHEITKAFCGISKEVLKIKEQLHQDFNRPDLSEHIDKLQIKEKEKLELTAKLQLAKQNAQDHPEDEDFQEKVREIKQDIIKNTAALSEILQDFKYDSEEPE